In one window of Drosophila mauritiana strain mau12 chromosome X, ASM438214v1, whole genome shotgun sequence DNA:
- the LOC117147676 gene encoding probable 60S ribosomal protein L37-A, with translation MTKGTSSFGKRHNKTHTLCRRCGRSSYHIQKSTCAQCGYPAAKLRSYNWSVKAKRRKTTGTGRMQHLKVVRRRFRNGFREGTQAKPKKAAQSSK, from the exons ATG ACGAAGGGTACCTCCAGCTTTGGTAAGCGCCACAATAAGACGCACACCCTGTGCCGTCGCTGTGGCCGCTCCTCCTACCACATCCAGAAGTCCACTTGCGCCCAGTGCGGATACCCCGCCGCCAAGTTGCGTTCCT ACAACTGGTCCGTGAAGGCCAAGAGGAGGAAGACCACCGGCACCGGTCGCATGCAGCACCTGAAGGTTGTGCGTCGCCGTTTCCGCAACGGATTCCGCGAGGGCACCCAGGCTAAGCCCAAGAAGGCCGCTCAGTCCAGCAAGTAG
- the LOC117147639 gene encoding uncharacterized protein LOC117147639 isoform X2 codes for MHRTQPSLPLPLPLLALALASALAFAQAQNIDAGCSFPGSPAHSSVVFSNANLTQGTVASYSCERGFELLGPARRVCDKGQWVPEGIPFCVLNVAAGKAPMQISTDGAGAPQKAIDGSTSAFFTPETCSLTKAERSPWWYVNLLEPYMVQLVRLDFGKSCCGNKPATIVVRVGNNRPDLGTNPICNRFTGLLEAGQPLFLPCNPPMPGAFVSVHLENSTPNPLSICEAFVYTDQALPIERCPTFRDQPPGALASYNGKCYIFYNRQPLNFLDALSFCRSRGGTLISESNPALQGFISWELWRRHRSDVSSQYWMGAVRDGSDRSSWKWVNGDELTVSFWSHPGGDEDCARFDGSKGWLWSDTNCNTLLNFICQHQPKTCGRPEQPPNSTMVALNGFEVGAQIKYSCDANHLLVGPATRTCLETGFYNEFPPVCKYIECGLPASIAHGSYALLNNTVGYLSLVKYSCEEGYEMIGRALLTCDFDERWNGPPPRCEIVECDTLPGNYYSTIINAPNGTYYGSKAEISCPPGYRMEGPRVLTCLASGQWSSALPRCIKLEPSTQPTAASTIPVPSSVATPPPFRPKVVSSTTSRTPYRPAVSTASSGIGGSSTSTVGTYPSLSPTQVEINGESESEEEINVPPVPGTVREEFPPRRTVRPVLIPKKPNSTPAALPPTTHQVPPQPPSTYAPTPPRSSRPSGAPNSAGGVETTTRNTQQIIANSHPQDNEIPDSVNIQQNQSPNVNVPFAVDNPDRKETKEAKLNLGAIVALGAFGGFVFLAAVITTIVILVRSTPNSQRRHLAKHLTAYQHHHAHHHHHQQIQQQFHHRNPQQQEQHHQNHTRQQQQKYHQQQEQLHQSHRQKKQPSQSKKSQGGIGIGIGIGIPRPSRLPSYATATATSATSYASTAQLTQSHLFPDGGGYGSVGSSSAGGLVHAPSMWYSVLALPFDDQKLGRREFSSYGRGYRARAGLFSNSHINRTTQHYRHRASPDCNTVASFDSSTSGSRNGLNRYYRQAWENLHESASKNSSHNALRRKETLDPPSMTRSRDNLRDNMQRSRENLDRCGRDNYGMRDDSEMVVSSVVSDVCLKGEKKRHHHHHHKSSSRNGDYRDRDHSSGRREHHRHSGGGGGGGGGGGGHY; via the exons ATGCACCGCACGCAGCcgtcgctgccgctgcctcTGCCGCTGCTGGCGTTGGCGTTGGCTTCGGCGCTGGCTTTTGCGCAGGCGCAGAATATAG ATGCCGGTTGCAGTTTCCCGGGATCGCCGGCGCACAGCAGCGTCGTCTTCTCGAATGCGAATCTCACCCAGGGCACGGTGGCCTCCTACAGCTGCGAGCGCGGATTCGAGCTTCTGGGACCGGCGCGGCGTGTCTGCGACAAGGGGCAGTGGGTGCCCGAGGGCATTCCGTTCTGCG TTTTGAACGTTGCCGCTGGCAAGGCGCCCATGCAGATTTCCACTGATGGCGCCGGTGCTCCACAAAAGGCCATCGACGGCTCCACATCCGCCTTCTTCACGCCGGAGACCTGCTCGCTGACCAAGGCGGAGCGATCGCCCTGGTGGTATGTGAATCTCCTGGAACCCTACATGGTGCAACTGGTGCGCCTGGACTTTGGCAAATCCTGTTGCG GCAATAAACCCGCCACAATTGTGGTGCGAGTGGGCAACAACCGACCGGACTTGGGCACAAATCCGATCTGCAACCGCTTCACGGGCCTCCTGGAGGCCGGGCAGCCGCTCTTCCTGCCCTGCAATCCCCCGATGCCGGGAGCCTTCGTTAGTGTCCACCTGGAGAATAGCACACCCAATCCGCTGTCCATTTGCGAGGCGTTCGTCTACACGGACCAGGCGCTGCCCATCGAGCGGTGTCCCACCTTCCGCGATCAGCCACCTGGAGCCCTGGCCTCGTACAATGGCAAGTGCTACATCTTCTACAACCGCCAGCCGCTGAACTTCCTGGACGCACTGTCCTTCTGTCGATCCCGTGGCGGTACACTGATCAGCGAGAGCAATCCGGCCCTGCAGGGATTCATTAGTTGGGAGCTGTGGCGACGTCATCGCAGTGACGTCAGTTCGCAGTACTGGATGGGAGCGGTACGCGATGGCAGCGATCGCAGCAGCTGGAAATGGGTGAACGGCGACGAGTTGACCGTCTCCTTCTGGAGTCATCCCGGCGGCGATGAGGATTGTGCCCGATTTGATGGCTCCAAGGGCTGGCTCTGGAGCGATACCAACTGCAACACGCTGCTGAACTTCATCTGTCAGCACCAACCGAAGACCTGTGGCCGACCGGAGCAGCCGCCCAATTCCACGATGGTGGCCCTGAACGGATTTGAGGTTGGCGCCCAGATCAAGTACAGCTGTGATGCTAATCACCTGCTGGTGGGTCCCGCCACGAGGACCTGCCTGGAGACGGGATTCTACAATGAGTTCCCGCCAGTGTGCAAGT ACATCGAATGTGGTCTGCCGGCCAGCATTGCCCATGGTTCCTACGCCCTGCTGAACAACACGGTTGGCTACTTGAGCCTGGTGAAGTATTCGTGCGAGGAGGGTTACGAGATGATAGGACGAGCTCTGCTCACCTGCGACTTTGATGAGCGCTGGAATGGACCTCCACCACGTTGCGAGA TTGTGGAGTGCGACACTCTGCCTGGCAACTACTACAGCACCATTATCAACGCTCCCAATGGCACTTACTACGGCTCCAAGGCGGAGATCAGTTGCCCACCCGGATACCGCATGGAAGGACCTCGAGTGCTCACCTGCCTGGCCAGTGGTCAATGGAGCAGTGCCCTGCCGCGTTGCATCAAACTGGAGCCATCCACTCAGCCCACTGCCGCGTCCACCATTCCGGTGCCCTCGTCCGTGGCCACGCCACCACCGTTCCGCCCCAAGGTGGTCAGCTCGACCACCAGCCGCACCCCTTACCGCCCAGCAGTTTCCACAGCGAGCAGCGGCATCGGCGGCAGCTCCACCAGCACAGTGGGCACGTATCCCAGTCTCAGTCCCACGCAGGTGGAGATCAACGGCGAAT CTGAATCCGAGGAGGAAATCAATGTGCCTCCAGTGCCTGGCACCGTTCGCGAGGAGTTCCCACCACGACGCACAGTTCGTCCAGTGCTCATACCGAAGAAGCCGAACAGCACACCGGCTGCCCtgccgcccaccacccaccaggTGCCACCGCAACCACCGTCCACCTACGCACCCACACCACCGCGCAGCTCACGACCAAGTGGTGCTCCGAATAGCGCCGGCGGAGTGGAGACGACCACGCGGAACACACAGCAGATCATCGCCAACTCGCATCCGCAAGACAACGAGATCCCCGACAGCGTCAACATCCAACAGAACCAGTCGCCCAATGTCAACGTGCCCTTCGCCGTCGATAATCCCGACCGCAAGGAGACCAAGGAGGCCAAACTCAATCTGGGCGCCATCGTTGCTCTGGGCGCTTTTGGTGGCTTCGTCTTCCTGGCCGCCGTCATCACCACGATCGTGATCCTTGTGCGAAG CACCCCGAACAGCCAACGGCGGCACCTAGCCAAACACTTAACCGCTTACCAACATCATCATGCtcatcatcaccaccaccagcagatCCAGCAGCAATTCCACCACCGCAACCcccagcagcaggagcagcaccaCCAGAACCACACAcgccaacagcaacagaagTACCACCAACAACAGGAGCAACTGCATCAGAGCCACCGTCAAAAGAAGCAGCCATCGCAATCGAAGAAAAGCCAGGGGGGAATCGGAattgggatcgggatcgggatacCGCGACCGAGTCGATTGCCCAGCTATGCCACGGCGACGGCCACCAGTGCCACCAGCTACGCATCCACCGCCCAATTAACCCAGAGTCACCTCTTTCCCGACGGCGGTGGCTATGGGAGCGTGGGATCGAGCAGTGCTGGTGGTCTGGTCCATGCGCCATCCATGTGGTACAGCGTACTGGCACTGCCCTTCGATGATCAAAAGCTGGGTCGCCGGGAGTTCAGCAGCTATGGACGCGGATATCGTGCCCGGGCTGGACTCTTCAGCAACTCCCATAT AAACCGAACCACGCAACACTATCGCCATCGCGCCTCGCCCGACTGCAACACTGTGGCCAGCTTCGATAGCTCCACCTCCGGATCCCGCAATGGACTCAACAG GTACTACCGCCAAGCTTGGGAGAACCTGCACGAGTCCGCCTCGAAGAACAGCTCGCACAACGCCCTGCGCCGCAAGGAGACCCTCGATCCACCGAGCATGACCCGTTCCCGCGACAATCTGCGCGACAATATGCAGCGATCCCGCGAAAATCTCGACAG ATGCGGCAGGGACAACTACGGCATGCGGGATGACTCCGAAATGGTGGTGTCCTCGGTGGTGTCGGATGTGTGCCTGAAGGGCGAGAAGAAGcgccatcaccatcatcaccaCAAGAGCAGCTCCCGCAACGGCGACTACCGAGATCGGGATCACTCCTCCGGCAGACGCGAGCACCACCGACATAgcggtggtggcggtggcggcggaggcggtggtggcggCCACTATTGA
- the LOC117147639 gene encoding uncharacterized protein LOC117147639 isoform X1, translated as MHRTQPSLPLPLPLLALALASALAFAQAQNIDAGCSFPGSPAHSSVVFSNANLTQGTVASYSCERGFELLGPARRVCDKGQWVPEGIPFCVLNVAAGKAPMQISTDGAGAPQKAIDGSTSAFFTPETCSLTKAERSPWWYVNLLEPYMVQLVRLDFGKSCCGNKPATIVVRVGNNRPDLGTNPICNRFTGLLEAGQPLFLPCNPPMPGAFVSVHLENSTPNPLSICEAFVYTDQALPIERCPTFRDQPPGALASYNGKCYIFYNRQPLNFLDALSFCRSRGGTLISESNPALQGFISWELWRRHRSDVSSQYWMGAVRDGSDRSSWKWVNGDELTVSFWSHPGGDEDCARFDGSKGWLWSDTNCNTLLNFICQHQPKTCGRPEQPPNSTMVALNGFEVGAQIKYSCDANHLLVGPATRTCLETGFYNEFPPVCKYIECGLPASIAHGSYALLNNTVGYLSLVKYSCEEGYEMIGRALLTCDFDERWNGPPPRCEIVECDTLPGNYYSTIINAPNGTYYGSKAEISCPPGYRMEGPRVLTCLASGQWSSALPRCIKLEPSTQPTAASTIPVPSSVATPPPFRPKVVSSTTSRTPYRPAVSTASSGIGGSSTSTVGTYPSLSPTQVEINGESESEEEINVPPVPGTVREEFPPRRTVRPVLIPKKPNSTPAALPPTTHQVPPQPPSTYAPTPPRSSRPSGAPNSAGGVETTTRNTQQIIANSHPQDNEIPDSVNIQQNQSPNVNVPFAVDNPDRKETKEAKLNLGAIVALGAFGGFVFLAAVITTIVILVRRNRTTQHYRHRASPDCNTVASFDSSTSGSRNGLNRYYRQAWENLHESASKNSSHNALRRKETLDPPSMTRSRDNLRDNMQRSRENLDRCGRDNYGMRDDSEMVVSSVVSDVCLKGEKKRHHHHHHKSSSRNGDYRDRDHSSGRREHHRHSGGGGGGGGGGGGHY; from the exons ATGCACCGCACGCAGCcgtcgctgccgctgcctcTGCCGCTGCTGGCGTTGGCGTTGGCTTCGGCGCTGGCTTTTGCGCAGGCGCAGAATATAG ATGCCGGTTGCAGTTTCCCGGGATCGCCGGCGCACAGCAGCGTCGTCTTCTCGAATGCGAATCTCACCCAGGGCACGGTGGCCTCCTACAGCTGCGAGCGCGGATTCGAGCTTCTGGGACCGGCGCGGCGTGTCTGCGACAAGGGGCAGTGGGTGCCCGAGGGCATTCCGTTCTGCG TTTTGAACGTTGCCGCTGGCAAGGCGCCCATGCAGATTTCCACTGATGGCGCCGGTGCTCCACAAAAGGCCATCGACGGCTCCACATCCGCCTTCTTCACGCCGGAGACCTGCTCGCTGACCAAGGCGGAGCGATCGCCCTGGTGGTATGTGAATCTCCTGGAACCCTACATGGTGCAACTGGTGCGCCTGGACTTTGGCAAATCCTGTTGCG GCAATAAACCCGCCACAATTGTGGTGCGAGTGGGCAACAACCGACCGGACTTGGGCACAAATCCGATCTGCAACCGCTTCACGGGCCTCCTGGAGGCCGGGCAGCCGCTCTTCCTGCCCTGCAATCCCCCGATGCCGGGAGCCTTCGTTAGTGTCCACCTGGAGAATAGCACACCCAATCCGCTGTCCATTTGCGAGGCGTTCGTCTACACGGACCAGGCGCTGCCCATCGAGCGGTGTCCCACCTTCCGCGATCAGCCACCTGGAGCCCTGGCCTCGTACAATGGCAAGTGCTACATCTTCTACAACCGCCAGCCGCTGAACTTCCTGGACGCACTGTCCTTCTGTCGATCCCGTGGCGGTACACTGATCAGCGAGAGCAATCCGGCCCTGCAGGGATTCATTAGTTGGGAGCTGTGGCGACGTCATCGCAGTGACGTCAGTTCGCAGTACTGGATGGGAGCGGTACGCGATGGCAGCGATCGCAGCAGCTGGAAATGGGTGAACGGCGACGAGTTGACCGTCTCCTTCTGGAGTCATCCCGGCGGCGATGAGGATTGTGCCCGATTTGATGGCTCCAAGGGCTGGCTCTGGAGCGATACCAACTGCAACACGCTGCTGAACTTCATCTGTCAGCACCAACCGAAGACCTGTGGCCGACCGGAGCAGCCGCCCAATTCCACGATGGTGGCCCTGAACGGATTTGAGGTTGGCGCCCAGATCAAGTACAGCTGTGATGCTAATCACCTGCTGGTGGGTCCCGCCACGAGGACCTGCCTGGAGACGGGATTCTACAATGAGTTCCCGCCAGTGTGCAAGT ACATCGAATGTGGTCTGCCGGCCAGCATTGCCCATGGTTCCTACGCCCTGCTGAACAACACGGTTGGCTACTTGAGCCTGGTGAAGTATTCGTGCGAGGAGGGTTACGAGATGATAGGACGAGCTCTGCTCACCTGCGACTTTGATGAGCGCTGGAATGGACCTCCACCACGTTGCGAGA TTGTGGAGTGCGACACTCTGCCTGGCAACTACTACAGCACCATTATCAACGCTCCCAATGGCACTTACTACGGCTCCAAGGCGGAGATCAGTTGCCCACCCGGATACCGCATGGAAGGACCTCGAGTGCTCACCTGCCTGGCCAGTGGTCAATGGAGCAGTGCCCTGCCGCGTTGCATCAAACTGGAGCCATCCACTCAGCCCACTGCCGCGTCCACCATTCCGGTGCCCTCGTCCGTGGCCACGCCACCACCGTTCCGCCCCAAGGTGGTCAGCTCGACCACCAGCCGCACCCCTTACCGCCCAGCAGTTTCCACAGCGAGCAGCGGCATCGGCGGCAGCTCCACCAGCACAGTGGGCACGTATCCCAGTCTCAGTCCCACGCAGGTGGAGATCAACGGCGAAT CTGAATCCGAGGAGGAAATCAATGTGCCTCCAGTGCCTGGCACCGTTCGCGAGGAGTTCCCACCACGACGCACAGTTCGTCCAGTGCTCATACCGAAGAAGCCGAACAGCACACCGGCTGCCCtgccgcccaccacccaccaggTGCCACCGCAACCACCGTCCACCTACGCACCCACACCACCGCGCAGCTCACGACCAAGTGGTGCTCCGAATAGCGCCGGCGGAGTGGAGACGACCACGCGGAACACACAGCAGATCATCGCCAACTCGCATCCGCAAGACAACGAGATCCCCGACAGCGTCAACATCCAACAGAACCAGTCGCCCAATGTCAACGTGCCCTTCGCCGTCGATAATCCCGACCGCAAGGAGACCAAGGAGGCCAAACTCAATCTGGGCGCCATCGTTGCTCTGGGCGCTTTTGGTGGCTTCGTCTTCCTGGCCGCCGTCATCACCACGATCGTGATCCTTGTGCGAAG AAACCGAACCACGCAACACTATCGCCATCGCGCCTCGCCCGACTGCAACACTGTGGCCAGCTTCGATAGCTCCACCTCCGGATCCCGCAATGGACTCAACAG GTACTACCGCCAAGCTTGGGAGAACCTGCACGAGTCCGCCTCGAAGAACAGCTCGCACAACGCCCTGCGCCGCAAGGAGACCCTCGATCCACCGAGCATGACCCGTTCCCGCGACAATCTGCGCGACAATATGCAGCGATCCCGCGAAAATCTCGACAG ATGCGGCAGGGACAACTACGGCATGCGGGATGACTCCGAAATGGTGGTGTCCTCGGTGGTGTCGGATGTGTGCCTGAAGGGCGAGAAGAAGcgccatcaccatcatcaccaCAAGAGCAGCTCCCGCAACGGCGACTACCGAGATCGGGATCACTCCTCCGGCAGACGCGAGCACCACCGACATAgcggtggtggcggtggcggcggaggcggtggtggcggCCACTATTGA